One part of the Botrytis cinerea B05.10 chromosome 8, complete sequence genome encodes these proteins:
- the Bcaba2 gene encoding Bcaba2: MLLSIKDLSEKYIMLLDVKDLSTLKTTVAVLVTVALIAQVLWKIFFHPLSAFPGPWFNRISEIPGSWVIATGKQHSYYRKLHEKYGPVVRVAPNELSFIGDRAWDDIYGVQKKGPNFEKSPIFIGAVSPLDGQTGISLAPNEAHTRQRRALAHVFSNTALLQQEEIMRSHVDKLVGQLKKTIAENRPINFSNWYTYTTFDMMGDLCFAEPFGCLDQGGATEWSTSVINVFKSAAWDQSIRRVAGVNTWLQKLMVKLLIPSKAANWRKVHFQNSREKTLRRLADGNREHKDFIYHILKNKEAKNSLSETEIILNMVLLISAGTETTASLLTGWTYFICTHPEVYKRLTDEIRGRFNSEQDITWETVKDLPYLHATLSEALRLYSPAPANQQRIVPPGGSVIDGHFVPGKTTVAVAPWAAINSSLNFKDPQKFIPERWLGDERFVNDKLNASQPFSLGPRGCIGKNLSFFEMRLITSRLLWNFDVSLVTTGEHGETNKLWDMDGAGKYMKVYQTWNKPDMWVMLKEVPR, from the exons ATGCTGCTTAGCATTAAAGACCTGTCTGAAAAATACATCATGCTGCTCGATGTCAAAGATCTGTCGACACTCAAAACAACTGTTGCCGTTCTA GTCACGGTAGCCCTTATTGCACAAGTCCTTTGGAAAATTTTCTTTCACCCGCTCAGTGCCTTTCCAGGGCCGTGGTTCAACAGGATATCCGAAATACCCGGCTCGTGGGTTATTGCAACTGGGAAGCAGCACTCATATTACCGGAAGCTTCATGAAAAATATG GCCCAGTTGTGAGAGTTGCCCCAAATGAGCTCAGCTTTATTGGCGATCGTGCGTGGGATGACATATATGGGGTTCAG AAAAAAGGTCCCAATTTTGAGAAAAGTCCAATTTTCATAGGGGCGGTTTCTCCTCTGGACGGCCAGACAGGTATTAGCTTGGCACCAAATGAAGCTCATACTCGGCAGCGTAGAGCTTTGGCACATGTCTTCTCCAATACAGCATTATTGcaacaagaagaaattaTGCGAAGTCATGTCGATAAACTCGTGGGACAGTTGAAGAAAACTATTGCGGAGAATAGGCCGATAAACTTTTCGAATTGGT ACACATATACAACTTTTGATATGATGGGTGATCTCTGCTTCGCAGAGCCATTTGGATGTCTAGATCAAGGCGGGGCCACAGAGTGGTCCACATCTGTTATCAACGTCTTTAAATCTGCCGCATGGGATCAGTCTATACGTAGAGTAGCCGGTGTAAATACGTGGCTTCAGAAGTTGATGGTGAAACTCCTTATCCCATCCAAAGCTGCAAATTGGAGAAAGGTCCATTTCCAGAATTCTCGCGAAAAAACGCTCCGCCGCCTCGCAGATGGAAATCGTGAGCATAAGGACTTCATTTACCACATTCTGAAGAACAAGGAGGCAAAGAACTCGTTGTCGGAAACAGAAATCATTCTTAACATGGTGTTGCTCATAAGTGCAGGAACAGAAACAACTGCGAGTCTACTCACTGGTTGGACGTATTTCATTTGTACTCACCCTGAAGTTTACAAACGTCTTACAGACGAAATTAGGGGAAGGTTCAACTCAGAGCAGGATATAACTTGGGAAACGGTCAAAGATTTGCCTTACCTCCACGCAACACTCAGTGAGGCGCTTCGTTTGTACTCGCCAGCGCCTGCAAATCAGCAGCGAATTGTTCCTCCAGGTGGCTCTGTCATCGATGGACACTTCGTTCCCGGTAAAACTACAGTCGCTGTAGCACCTTGGGCTGCCATAAACTCATCTTTGAACTTCAAGGACCCTCAAAAATTTATTCCGGAACGCTGGCTCGGCGATGAGAGATTTGTAAATGACAAACTGAATGCGTCTCAGCCATTCAGTCTTGGACCTAGGGGATGCATAGGAAAGAATTTGTCCTTTTTTGAAATGAGGCTTATTACTTCCCGTTTACTCTGGAACTTTGACGTGTCACTGGTGACGACGGGAGAACATGGGGAAACCAATAAACTCTGGGATATGGATGGTGCGGGTAAGTACATGAAAGTTTACCAAACATGGAATAAGCCCGATATGTGGGTCATGTTAAAAGAGGTTCCTAGATAG
- the Bcaba1 gene encoding Bcaba1: protein MSNSILNLGSFACLLSLGSIVLWYTISAVLAWYPLRKIPAPSFLATFSYLWLAKTTYSGKQYWIQRDLHKKYGPLVRIGPTDIITDDPEIIKKISSARSSHRRGDWYLTGRFNPYYDNMFTMLEPGPHAKAKARTAAAYSGRDMPDLEVGVNAQLQTLIGLMRSKYASNTVKPHQPLLDLGQVSCFFTMDVITRLAFGEEFGYLKEETDQYGFLGEVRELWPRMSTSADTPWIRKFLFSPPFLKVLGPKPTDKTGFGALMAVAEHHVGKRFAPDAKKKEDMLGSFIRHGLNQQECEVEGLFMIVAGTESTASAIRSTLVHVMTCPRVYQKLKTEINLAVEEGKVSSPIKLEEAKLLPFLQAVIYEGIRMRPPLLGLFPKIVPDGGEEFHGMFIPAGTAICMNTSSLLRSTALFGDDAEVYRPERFMELEKSKRGEMERNVELAFGYGQYMCVGKTVAFMELNKSIFEILRAFDLQLLSPAKPCDVLSYGIFLESNMLVKVTESEGTEYK, encoded by the exons ATGTCTAATTCTATATTGAACCTAGGCTCCTTCGCTTGCTTGCTGAGCTTGGGGTCTATAGTTCTTTGGTACACTATCAGTGCAGTCTTAGCGTGGTATCCTCTACGAAAGATACCAGCACCATCCTTCCTTGCCACATTCTCGTATCTTTGGCTTGCCAAAACAACCTACAGCGGAAAACAGTACTGGATTCAGCGCGACTTACACAAGAAATATGGCCCATTGGTACGAATTGGACCAACAGACATCATTACTGATGATCctgaaatcatcaaaaagaTATCTTCAGCTCGCAGCTCTCACCGTCGAGGGGACTGGTATTTGACCGGTCGATTCAATCCATATTATGACAACATGTTCACGATGCTGGAGCCAGGACCTCACGCCAAGGCAAAAGCAAGAACTGCTGCAGCATACAGCGGACGCGATATGCCTGACTTGGAGGTCGGTGTTAATGCTCAGCTGCAAACTCTCATCGGTCTGATGCGCTCAAAATACGCATCGAATACTGTCAAACCTCATCAGCCATTGCTTGATCTTGGCCAAGTGTCGTGCTTTTTTACCATGGATGTGATTACTCGGCTTGCCTTTGGTGAGGAATTTGGCTACCTCAAGGAAGAAACCGATCAATACGGCTTCCTTGGTGAGGTACGCGAACTCTGGCCACGTATGTCAACATCAGCCGATACTCCTTGGATTAGAAAGTTCCTCTTTTCTCCCCCCTTCCTCAAAGTTCTTGGCCCAAAGCCTACTGATAAAACGGGGTTCGGTGCTTTAATGGC GGTAGCAGAGCATCATGTGGGTAAGAGATTTGCACCAGATgcgaagaaaaaggaagataTGCTT GGGTCATTCATTCGACATGGTTTGAATCAGCAGGAGTGCGAAGTTGAAGGCCTCTTCATGATCGTCGCCGGAACAGAAAGTACTGCATCTGCTATTCGCTCTACACTGGTGCATGTAATGACCTGTCCCCGTGTATATCAGAAGCTTAAGACTGAGATCAACCTCGCCGTCGAAGAGGGGAAAGTTTCAAGTCCTATCAAACTCGAAGAGGCAAAGTtgcttccatttcttcaG GCTGTCATTTACGAAGGCATTCGTATGCGTCCTCCTCTTCTGGGACTCTTCCCTAAAATTGTCCCAGATGGCGGGGAAGAATTTCATGGAATGTTCATACCAGCGGGTACAGCAATCTGTATGAATACTTCTTCTCTGTTGAGATCCACTGCTCTTTTTGGGGATGATGCAGAAGTTTATAGACCAGAACGTTTCATGGAGCTTGAAAAGTCGAAGAGGGGTGAGATGGAGCGCAATGTGGAACTTGCCTTTGGTTATGGTCAATACATGTGTGTTGGAAAAACAGTCGCGTTCATGGAGCTGAACAAATCCATCTTTGAG ATACTGCGAGCCTTTGACCTCCAGCTGTTGAGTCCCGCCAAACCATGTGATGTCCTCAGCTATGGAATCTTTCTTGAGTCAAACATGCTTGTTAAAGTTACTGAAAGTGAGGGAACAGAATACAAATAG